Sequence from the Brevundimonas sp. SGAir0440 genome:
TAGCTATTCGCAGCGGTCTGGATCGCTTCGTATTTGCATTGCTGCACATAGTCTGGCGATCGGCGGCGGGGAGATCGTCCCGATCATGCTTGCCAATGCGCTGGTGGAGATGGGTCACTCCGTCACTTACCTAATAGTCGACAGCGCAGAAGATGGCGCTAAGAAGCGTCTGAGACCCGACATCACGGTTTATTATCTAGAGGATGTCATTGACGACTTCGGCGGATTTGTCTCTCATCATCGGTTTGATGTTATCAACTCCCACAACATTAGCGTTGATTATGCTTTGTATCTTCGCCGTATTTCGATAGGCTGCCCCTTTGTATCCTCTTTGCATGGTGGGTATGAGCATGCGGCGCATTTAGTCGATGACCAGTTCCGATCCTATCTTCATGAAACGGTCAACAGATGGTTGTATCTATCTGACAAAAATCTAGAGCCCCTGAAGCTTGGCGACGGTGACAGCGAGGCTTTAGTCAAGGTTTTCAACGCGGCACCGAGGGTACCCGCGGAAAGCCTAGTAACCTATCGAGCTGATCATGGGATTGGCGAAGAGACCTGCCTCTTTGTTCTCTGCTCCAGAGCAGTGGAGGGCAAGGGCTGGGACATTGCCATCGAAACTATTAGAGATGTCGTTCTACGTGGGGGCGATGCCCACCTTCTGTTGATCGGAGATGGTCCGCAGCTTGATCATTACCGGTCCCTCGCCGATGGCTATTCATTCGTGACGTTTGCGGGCTCCGTGGCGGCACCTCTGCCGGTGATGGAGCAATGTGACGTGGCGATTTTTCCGTCGACCTACGCCGGTGAAACAGCTCCCTTATTCTTACTCGAGGCATTCTCCTGTGGGTTGCCTGTGATAACAAGCGACATGGGAGAGATACCGGCTATGATGGGGGAATGTGATGTTATGCCTGGATTTGTCCTGAGCTCAGACGGCTCCCGAGAAGCCTGGGTGCAACTGTTTGCAGATGCGGCTGAGGCAGCGCTGTCGGTGGAGTTGCGTAACGAATTTCAAATTCGGAGCAAGGCCCGCGCTGCGAAATTTGATTTGGACGTGCTGGTGCAGCTTTATACGCGCGTGTTTTCCGAGGTGGCACCGCGAGCTTCGCTTAAGCAGGATCTAACTAATGTTTAAAAACATTGCGGTGATGGGTGTCAAAGACCTGGCAGCGTGGGACGATGTTACAACTGTCTCCCAGGCTCTCGCGGACCTCGGCAACAACAGTGGTAATCTGATGTTCACTCATGCGCTCCAAAGCGTTGTGCGTGGATCTGTATCGGTTGGATTCAACCCGGATCAAAATATGCTGTCGTCTTGCGAGGCAATAATAATAGCGGCGGCTAATTGGGTTAATGAGTTCGAAGACTTCGGCTGGCTTTATTCAAAGCTCAAGACTACCAAGGTTCCCATATTTCTGGTGGGGATCGGTGCCCAGGCTTCTACGACTGGGCTTGCTCCTAACGTACCCGAGGGCACTAGAAAACTGCTTAGCCTCGTTAGCGAACGATCGTACTCAATCTCTTGCCGGGGCGATTATTCTGCTGAAGTCCTCGCATCTCTGGGAATAACAAATGTGGCGGTGACTGGGTGCCCCTCGCTCTTGACGGCTGGCATAAAGGGTCCATCCCTTACAAACAAACGGATACTTAAGCCTTCAGATATTGTTATCCATGGCACGCGCCATTTTTTCCAAAGAGCTGACATCTTTCAGGAAAGTATATATCGGACGGCCTTTAACAATGGACATGACCTCATCATCCAGTCGGAACTTGCTGATATATACTACGCGCTTGAGCGAAAAGGGAACGCAGATATCCTGAGCCGTAGCGCTGCGGTTCTCCCGGATGTGTACGGCGCTGACATTGACTTAATCGACAAATATCTCCGATCTCACGGTCATTTTTATACGAACGTAGCGGACTGGGCTGCTTATATGGCTGGAAAGTCGTTTTGTATTGGGACACGCATACACGGGACGATTGCTTCTCTTCTTGCAGGCACTCCGGCGGTTCTGATTGCTCACGACTCAAGAACGCGAGAGATGGCCGTATCAATGTCAATCCCTTCGATTGACACCCGGCAGGCGGTAAGCTTTAATGAAGATCTGATAGAAGAAATCGTGTCTGGGTTTGAGAGTGCTAGCTTTCTGGCCTCTTACGATAGTTACTACGCCAGCTTTTCGGACTTCTTTTCTGCAAACGGCCTATCGATCCGTCATTCTTTTTGAAGGTATCCATAATATGCGGTTCGAAGTTCACAGCCCTGAGCTCCATAGCTTGGCAATACAAGCTGGTATTTCTTCGGAAAAGGTCCTAACTTCTGATGGAGAGGTGGTTCGCTTAACTCAGGTTTCCAACCCCCTCGAGATTGAGTTCGTTGCTGTGAAATCTGGCGCAGTTACAGTCGAAGTCGTAGGTAGACAGTCCTCATCTGAGGTTTCCGCCAAGGAGATTTATCTGTCCCTTGATAACGCTAATTCGGACATTGGTGACAATGTTATTAAACTAGGGGGTAAGTTGACGAAGCGCATTAAACGCCTTCAATCCCTGGTGCCGGGAACTTATTCTCTGAAGTTGGCCGCTCAGAATCACCGGCCATTCGTTCTCAGTAGGGTTACTATCACCGCCGCCTAACCGGTGTCTACGCGCTGGCTCGCGCGCATAGTGATCGAGAGGGCAGGGGCAAAGCTTCTGGAGGGTCATTCCTCAGTCGTTGCTTTCCATGGTGTTGCTTTAGACTTAGGGCCGATTGTACGATCGATACGCTAAAGCGTCCACACGGAAGATCCGGACGGAGTTGTGGAACGCGGGTTATAAACAAACGCTTTTTCTGGCGTCATGGGAACGAGCCAGACGATTGTTTCACGCTCAGTTTGGGGATGTCGACGAGTTGCTGGCGGCGCGGCACCGACGTTAGCTCCGAGACGATCCGTTGTTGGACCATCAGGTTTGGTCCTCAGATCGCCCTCAACCTGAAGCACAACCGCTGGGCACCGGCGCCATGCTGGCACCGGGACTAGTTCGTCTGCACAATCGGCGTCAAGTAGATGTATATTTGGTGCGTCTATGACGAGGGCGAAGTGTTAGATGTGGTGGGGCAGAAGCGGCGTAACAACGATGCGGCGATGACTTTGCTGAAATGCCCGCTGCGCAAGCCCGAACCCCGAATCTTCACATCGCGTTCTTCAAGCTGACGTGCCCCCCGTTTCTCATCCAGCCATAACAAGAGTCCGAGGTTGATCTGGGTAGAGATTGGTTGGGTTGGCAATAGGGCGGCCTGCGCAGCCGTCAACCAGCGCAGCAGGCCGCCCGGCGTTTCCAGCAAGGGCTTGCGCGTAGGCCTGCGGCGTCAGCCAGCCTAGCTTCGAGTGCGGTCGCCGTTCGTTGTAGTCACGCCGCCAGGCCTCGAGCACCGCGCGCGCGTGCGGCAGGGATCGAAACAGCGTCTCGTTCAGCAGCTCGTCACGCAGGCGCCCGTTGAAGCTCTCATTGAAGCCGTTCTGCTTGGGCTTGCCCGGCGCGATGTAATGCCAGCCGACACCGGTGTCGTCGGCCCACGCCAGGACGGCGTTCGAGGTGTATTCCGTGCCGTTGTCGCTGACGATGGTGTCGGGTCGGCCCCGCTGCCGGATGACGGCGTCCAACTCTCGCACCACCCGAGCGCCCGACAGCGAGGTGTCGGCCACCAACGCCAGGCACTCGCGGGTGCAGTTGTCGATCACCGTGAGGATGCGGAAGCGCCGCCCGTCCGTCAGCTGGTCAGAGACGAAGTCCAGCGACCAGCGCTGGTTGGCCACCAGCGGCAGGTCCAGCGGTCGCCGCGTGCCCATTGCTCGCTTCCGCCCGCCGCGCCGGCGCACCGTCAGCCGTTCCTCACGATAGATCCGCTGAACCCGCTTCTTGTTGACCGCATGGCCCTCGCGCCGCAGCAGGACGTGCAGGCGGCGGTAGCCGAACCGGCGACGCTCCTGGGCGAGGGCCCTCAGCCGGTCGCGCAGAGCGCCGTCGTCCGGGCGCGTCGCCTGATAGCGCACGCTCGTCCGATCGACGCCCAGAACACGGCACGCCCGCCTTTCGCTCATCTCGTAGGCGGCTTGCAGATGACCAGCCGCCTCGCGCCAGCCGGCGGGCGTCATCACTTTTTTCCCAGCAGATCCTTCAGGGCCACGTTGTCCAGCATCGCGTCCGCCAACATTCGCTTGAGCCGGGCGTTCTCGTCTTCAAGCGTCTTCAGCCGCCGAGCCTCCGACACGTCGAGCCCGCCGAACTTGGCCTTCCATTTGTAAAGGGTCGCCGAGCTGACCCCGTGACGCCTACACACCTCCGCCGTCGTCACTCCGGCTTCCTGCTCCCGCAGGATCCCGATGATCTGCTCGTCCGTGAACCTTGATCGCTTCATTCTGTCCGTCCTTCGTTAGGGCGGACTCTAGCTATTCCTGGAGGAGTTTCAGGGGGTCACGTCACTCCGATTGCAGATCGGGCGGAGACTGGGCCGCGCATGGGCGCGGATGATGGACGGAAGGAAGGGGGATCGGGTGGCTGCCACAGGACTTTGGGCCGGCCAAAGGGCCGCGACGAGCCACCAGCTGGCGTGTGGGGGTAAGAGAGACAAGCTAGCTGGGGTCGGTGGCGGAGAGGGTGGGATTCGAACCCACGGTACCCTTCCAGGCACGCCGCATTTCGAGTGCGGTACATTCGACCACTCTGCCACCTCTCCGCGGCGCCGATATCGCTTGGTCGAGCGAGGGGCTTCTCTAGTCGGAGCCGCAGCGCTTCGCAACCCGTCTGTGAAAGAAATCCGACGCTATCTTTGCGCGGGCAAAGACAGGCCCGGCGCGGCGCCGGTCTGGGCGTCCACGCCTTTGAATCGAAACAGTTCGGCAGGCCGGCCGCCCGTGGTGGAAGACAGCTGTCCGGTGGGTTCGACCAGCCCTGTCCGTTCCACGCCGCGCCGGAAATTCTGCTTGTGAAGACTGAGACCCGACACAGCCTCGGCGCCCGCCTGAAGTTCAGACAGGGTGAAGACGCCAGGTGTCAGATCGAACAGGACTGGGCGGTATTTCAGCTTGCTGCGCAGCCGGCCGAGCGCGGTCGCCAGGATGCGCCGGTGATCGGAGGACATGATCCGGCCCGGCATGGGCTGCGTGGGCGACAGGTCGGCGTCGCGCCACGCCTCGGCGACCAGACGCGCTTCGTAGAGCAGTTCATAGCGCTCCAGGACCCGCTCCTCGTTCCAGCGGTGCTCGGGCGTCAAGGCGAACAGCGCGCGGGCGCGGGCCAGGCGGTGCTCGTCGCCATCGGCCCAGGCGTGCAAGCCTTCTGTGATTCGCGCGTCGTGACCGCCGCGCCGGTCTTCCCAAGGAAAGAATTCGAACACAGCGTCCCAGCGGGCGTCGTGGGTCTGGCCTTCCGTCGCGTCAGGCGTCAGGGCCAGGTAGCCGACGGACACCTCTCTGTGACGGCCAGGACCGGGGGTGGCGCGCGGCGAGGCGCGGCCCGCGTCGCCGAACGTGTAGAGCTGTTCGACGAAGCCGAGCCGAAACCCGGTCTGGGCGGTTACGAAGTCCCGCAGAGCGCGTTCGAAGGTGCGGTCGCGCACCGGATCGAACGGCCCGAAGGGCAGGGCGCGCGAACCGTCCTCGGTCGGAGTCGTCAGGACGACGGCCTGTCGGTCTTTCAAGGTCATCACGACCGCCGACAGACCGATGCGAACGCCGTCCTCCGCCCCTTGGGTCATTGCGCTATTCCGTGTGCCAGGCGTCGTCGGCGGGGATCAGGCCGACGGCGCCCGCCAGAACGCGGTA
This genomic interval carries:
- a CDS encoding polysaccharide pyruvyl transferase family protein — protein: MFKNIAVMGVKDLAAWDDVTTVSQALADLGNNSGNLMFTHALQSVVRGSVSVGFNPDQNMLSSCEAIIIAAANWVNEFEDFGWLYSKLKTTKVPIFLVGIGAQASTTGLAPNVPEGTRKLLSLVSERSYSISCRGDYSAEVLASLGITNVAVTGCPSLLTAGIKGPSLTNKRILKPSDIVIHGTRHFFQRADIFQESIYRTAFNNGHDLIIQSELADIYYALERKGNADILSRSAAVLPDVYGADIDLIDKYLRSHGHFYTNVADWAAYMAGKSFCIGTRIHGTIASLLAGTPAVLIAHDSRTREMAVSMSIPSIDTRQAVSFNEDLIEEIVSGFESASFLASYDSYYASFSDFFSANGLSIRHSF
- a CDS encoding NAD regulator gives rise to the protein MTQGAEDGVRIGLSAVVMTLKDRQAVVLTTPTEDGSRALPFGPFDPVRDRTFERALRDFVTAQTGFRLGFVEQLYTFGDAGRASPRATPGPGRHREVSVGYLALTPDATEGQTHDARWDAVFEFFPWEDRRGGHDARITEGLHAWADGDEHRLARARALFALTPEHRWNEERVLERYELLYEARLVAEAWRDADLSPTQPMPGRIMSSDHRRILATALGRLRSKLKYRPVLFDLTPGVFTLSELQAGAEAVSGLSLHKQNFRRGVERTGLVEPTGQLSSTTGGRPAELFRFKGVDAQTGAAPGLSLPAQR
- a CDS encoding IS3 family transposase (programmed frameshift); the encoded protein is MKRSRFTDEQIIGILREQEAGVTTAEVCRRHGVSSATLYKWKAKFGGLDVSEARRLKTLEDENARLKRMLADAMLDNVALKDLLGKKVMTPAGWREAAGHLQAAYEMSERRACRVLGVDRTSVRYQATRPDDGALRDRLRALAQERRRFGYRRLHVLLRREGHAVNKKRVQRIYREERLTVRRRGGRKRAMGTRRPLDLPLVANQRWSLDFVSDQLTDGRRFRILTVIDNCTRECLALVADTSLSGARVVRELDAVIRQRGRPDTIVSDNGTEYTSNAVLAWADDTGVGWHYIAPGKPKQNGFNESFNGRLRDELLNETLFRSLPHARAVLEAWRRDYNERRPHSKLGWLTPQAYAQALAGNAGRPAALVDGCAGRPIANPTNLYPDQPRTLVMAG